A region from the Kryptolebias marmoratus isolate JLee-2015 linkage group LG9, ASM164957v2, whole genome shotgun sequence genome encodes:
- the tmsb2 gene encoding thymosin beta: MSDKPDMTEIARFDKTKLKKTETKEKNPLPTKETIEQERKGDATP; this comes from the exons ATGTCGGACAAGCCTGACATGACTGAGATCGCCCGCTTCGACAAGACAAAGCTGAAGAAGACGGAGACGAAAGAGAAAAACCCTCTGCCCACCAAAGAGA CCATCGAGCAGGAGAGGAAAGGCGACGCCACACCTTGA